One Pochonia chlamydosporia 170 chromosome 5, whole genome shotgun sequence DNA segment encodes these proteins:
- a CDS encoding OXA1-like protein (similar to Metarhizium acridum CQMa 102 XP_007810400.1): MLPSRAIARSVPSSGARRQLQTRWASPPSALSQRLGNGRQFGTSLRSGNSNITASPFRTHNVAAPFMLGGVSSSRHFSLWGYGKKKTPEEAPAATKPETSAPSEAVRPVDPTPENDIPTPPTEPAVPASEVDLSSISDIVNGQDILNMPEQIGYLSALGLDYGVGPTSIMQWVLEHVHVYSGLGWGASIMATAVFLRCLMFYPQIRSLKFNAVMQNLRKDPRSQEAMKLVQQGFANQDNEMRQKGQYLNKMLKEQYGASNWGMLWSFGQIPFTFGLFRIVSGMTNVPVPAMETAGYLWFPDLTATDPYFILPAAGTALMIGALAINAKHTPESQKKMLKTMTYVFGVVGFIGTTFLSAAVNLMTVALGASTLITAIVLNNALVRRTVGLPPHPTATPAPTTKQTTYEAPRAANTPEPGLRERLNTSLNDMKKGMSDQITNYTGTYSGTDEEKAERKRKELIRKLEDTRKQQERDEFERKYKGKS; the protein is encoded by the exons ATGCTTCCCAGCCGAGCCATTGCGCGCTCCGTACCCTCATCAGGGGCACGGAGGCAACTCCAGACCCGATGGGCT AGCCCTCCCAGCGCCCTCTCACAACGACTCGGAAACGGTCGCCAATTCGGAACGTCGTTACGATCCGGGAACTCCAACATCACAGCTTCACCGTTCCGAACGCACAATGTCGCCGCCCCATTCATGCTCGGAGGTGTATCCTCATCGCGGCACTTCTCCCTCTGGGGGTACGGCAAGAAAAAGACACCCGAAGAAGCACCAGCGGCTACAAAACCCGAAACCTCAGCCCCTTCTGAAGCCGTCCGCCCCGTCGACCCAACGCCAGAAAATGACATCCCCACGCCTCCCACCGAACCCGCCGTTCCGGCCTCCGAAGTCGACCTCTCTTCCATCAGCGACATCGTCAACGGCCAGGACATTCTCAATATGCCCGAACAGATAGGGTACCTGAGCGCCCTTGGGCTCGACTATGGTGTGGGCCCCACGTCCATCATGCAATGGGTGCTCGAGCACGTCCATGTCTATAGCGGCCTGGGCTGGGgcgcctccatcatggctaCGGCCGTCTTCCTCCGCTGCCTCATGTTCTACCCGCAGATTCGCAGTCTCAAGTTCAACGCCGTCATGCAAAATCTCCGCAAGGATCCTCGGTCCCAAGAGGCAATGAAGCTGGTCCAGCAGGGTTTCGCAAACCAGGATAATGAAATGCGCCAAAAGGGCCAGTACCTGaacaagatgctcaaggaGCAGTACGGGGCTAGCAACTGGGGCATGCTGTGGTCGTTTGGTCAAATCCCGTTTACATTTGGACTGTTCCGCATTGTCAGCGGCATGACGAATGTGCCTGTGCCGGCAATGGAGACAGCCGGGTATCTCTGGTTTCCGGACCTGACGGCCACGGATCCCTACTTTATCCTTCCTGCCGCCGGTACAGCTCTCATGATTGGAGCTCTGGCC ATCAACGCCAAACACACCCCCGAGTCACAGAAGAAGATGCTTAAAACAATGACCTATGTATTCGGTGTAGTCGGCTTCATCGGCACCACATTCCTCTCCGCCGCCGTGAACCTCATGACCGTCGCCCTCGGCGCGTCCACCCTCATCACTGCCATCGTCCTCAACAACGCCCTCGTCCGCCGAACCGTCGGTCTCCCCCCTCATCCCACCGCTACCCCAGCCCCTACcaccaagcaaaccaccTACGAAGCTCCGCGTGCAGCGAACACACCCGAGCCTGGTCTGCGAGAAcgcctcaacaccagcctcaaCGACATGAAGAAGGGCATGTCTGACCAAATCACCAACTATACAGGTACTTATAGTGGCACggatgaagaaaaggcaGAGAGAAAGCGAAAGGAGTTGATTCGCAAGTTGGAAGACACGCGCAAGCAGCAGGAGCGTGATGAGTTTGAGAGGAAGTACAAGGGTAAGAGTTAA